A genome region from Streptomyces sp. S4.7 includes the following:
- a CDS encoding potassium channel family protein encodes MARHADEHLVTSRVKLPRRIVDRPLRQVSKRLLMALGVLAVTVLIVWIDRAGYHDNSDDSVDFLDSVYYATVTLSTTGYGDIVPYSDGARLINVVLVTPLRVLFLIILVGTTLEVLTERTREEWRLNRWRSNLRDHTVIVGFGTKGRSAMQTLCATGLKKDQIVIVDPSAKVIEAANADGFVGVIGDATRSDVLLRAELQRARQIVIATQRDDTAVLVALTARQLNRGAKIVAAVREEENAPLLRQSGADAVITSASAAGRLLGLSVLSPVAGTVMEDLIQQGSGLDLIERPVIKAEVGRSVRETDDLVVSVLRGHRLLGYDDPAASPLQLTDRLITIVRADPNPEQNNGD; translated from the coding sequence ATGGCGCGTCATGCCGATGAACACCTGGTCACCAGCCGGGTGAAACTGCCGCGGCGGATCGTCGACCGCCCGCTGCGGCAGGTGAGCAAGCGACTGCTGATGGCGCTGGGGGTGCTGGCCGTCACGGTCTTGATCGTCTGGATCGACCGCGCCGGCTACCACGACAACTCCGACGACTCGGTCGACTTCCTCGACTCCGTCTACTACGCCACCGTAACCCTCTCCACCACGGGTTACGGCGATATCGTCCCGTACAGCGACGGGGCACGGCTCATCAACGTCGTGCTGGTCACGCCGCTGCGCGTGCTCTTCCTGATCATCCTGGTCGGCACCACTCTTGAGGTCCTCACGGAGCGCACCCGGGAGGAGTGGCGGCTGAACCGCTGGAGGTCCAACTTGCGTGACCACACCGTCATCGTCGGCTTCGGTACGAAGGGCCGGTCGGCGATGCAGACCCTCTGTGCCACGGGGCTGAAGAAGGACCAGATCGTCATCGTCGACCCGAGCGCGAAGGTGATCGAGGCGGCCAACGCGGACGGTTTCGTGGGCGTCATCGGCGACGCGACCCGCAGCGATGTGCTGCTGCGGGCCGAACTCCAGCGGGCACGGCAGATCGTGATCGCCACGCAGCGCGACGACACCGCGGTGCTGGTGGCGCTGACCGCGCGTCAGCTCAACCGCGGGGCGAAGATCGTCGCTGCCGTGCGTGAGGAGGAGAACGCGCCGCTGCTGCGCCAGTCCGGCGCGGACGCCGTCATCACCAGCGCCAGCGCGGCGGGCCGGCTGCTCGGTCTCTCCGTGCTCAGCCCCGTCGCCGGCACGGTGATGGAGGACCTGATCCAGCAGGGCAGCGGCCTCGACCTCATCGAACGGCCGGTCATAAAGGCCGAGGTGGGGCGGAGCGTACGGGAGACGGACGATCTGGTGGTCAGCGTCCTGCGCGGGCACCGCCTGCTCGGGTACGACGACCCCGCGGCCAGCCCGCTCCAGCTCACCGACCGGCTGATCACGATCGTGCGGGCCGATCCCAACCCGGAGCAGAACAACGGGGACTGA
- a CDS encoding ABC transporter permease yields the protein MKTWYHSWRAAIRIARRDAWRFKGRSFLVLAMLALPILGVSAADLTLRSAELSPAQSLERDLGRADARVNDPGLGGVALLQDPKADNYLPAGNYDDKPWPDGDTDVEAAIPGGAESLVDAEGRARLKTTHGLLSTPIRELKAADPTAEGIMRLDRGHFPRKADEVAATNAFLESSGLRVGSELTAHGLDATYRIVGAYELPNALGDAQVNALPGALLAPLDKALAAAELPDTQTSTTYLVSVPGDAGFTWNMVKESNKKGVTVVSRAVTLSPPPDSDVPYYEQEGAAFGGGGSDNATELAILSTVVGLAMLEICLLAGPAFAVGARRSRRQLGLVGANGGDRHHIRAIVLSGGLVIGAVAAVVGTALGIGLTFALQPVLEDWLGKRFGDFDLRPLELIGIALIAVVTGLLAAIVPAVTASRQSVVASLTGRRGVRRSSRVLPVLGLTAVVLGAGVALYGSTVSDQVALVGGGSALAELGVVALTPALVGLFGRIGRWLPLSPRLALRDAVRNRGRTAPAVAAVLAAVAGTVAVATYTSSSEAQERAEYEASLPHGAVAILSPESAADVPSIRDDVQKLLPTEVRADVDRVVVGKRNCSAYGDGDGCGRYEIVLPKDHECPLWSYDDTGEDPASKFSKAERRKLATDWRCSEQGGGVGNGAGEILIGDAKLLKVLKIDDPAAEKALASGQAVSFLNRNINPAGADGRNAEAAAKGGARGGAVLTDGGPKAGSEGTIDIRVISAADIEAAEAASMEGKEPPGAVTSIPARQISAGQNAYGVTMIVPPDAARKAGFTTVPLGAFFSTERLPSDAQEQKLNSELAKTGGDIWLTVEKGFTPENSTTLLALAVFAGLITIGAAGIATGLAQADAEADLRTLAAVGAPPRVRKALSGFQCGVVAAMGVLLGSASGILPAIGLRFTERRAEDQMYEQMLDAGWAGGSESTAPFVPVVIPWETLGLLLVVVPLGAAVLAALVTRSRGALARRAAI from the coding sequence GTGAAGACCTGGTACCACTCGTGGCGCGCCGCGATCCGCATAGCCCGCCGGGACGCCTGGCGTTTCAAGGGACGCAGCTTCCTCGTCCTCGCCATGCTCGCCCTGCCGATCCTCGGTGTGAGCGCCGCCGATCTGACCCTGCGCAGCGCCGAGCTGTCGCCCGCCCAGTCACTGGAGCGCGATCTGGGCCGCGCCGACGCCCGGGTCAACGACCCGGGTCTCGGCGGCGTCGCCCTCCTCCAGGACCCCAAGGCCGACAACTACCTGCCGGCAGGGAACTACGACGACAAGCCGTGGCCCGACGGCGACACGGACGTCGAGGCCGCCATCCCCGGAGGCGCCGAGTCGCTCGTCGACGCCGAGGGCAGGGCCAGACTCAAGACGACCCACGGACTGCTCAGCACCCCGATCCGGGAGCTGAAGGCGGCGGACCCGACGGCCGAGGGCATCATGCGCCTCGACCGCGGCCACTTCCCCCGCAAGGCCGACGAGGTCGCCGCGACCAACGCCTTCCTGGAGAGCAGCGGTCTGCGCGTCGGATCCGAGCTGACCGCGCACGGCCTCGACGCCACCTACCGGATCGTCGGCGCCTACGAACTGCCGAACGCTCTGGGCGACGCCCAGGTCAACGCCCTTCCCGGCGCCCTGCTGGCCCCGCTCGACAAGGCGCTGGCCGCCGCCGAGCTGCCCGACACCCAGACGTCGACCACGTATCTGGTCTCCGTGCCCGGCGACGCCGGTTTCACGTGGAACATGGTCAAGGAGTCCAACAAGAAGGGCGTCACGGTCGTCTCGCGCGCCGTCACGCTCAGCCCTCCGCCCGACTCGGACGTGCCGTACTACGAGCAGGAGGGCGCCGCGTTCGGAGGGGGCGGCTCCGACAACGCCACCGAACTCGCCATCCTCAGCACCGTCGTCGGTCTCGCGATGCTGGAGATCTGCCTGCTGGCAGGACCCGCGTTCGCCGTCGGCGCCCGCCGCTCCCGCCGCCAGCTCGGCCTGGTCGGCGCCAACGGCGGCGACCGGCACCACATCAGGGCCATCGTCCTCAGCGGCGGTCTGGTGATCGGCGCGGTGGCCGCCGTGGTCGGCACGGCGCTGGGCATCGGTCTGACCTTCGCCCTCCAGCCCGTGCTGGAGGACTGGCTGGGCAAGCGCTTCGGCGACTTCGACCTGCGCCCGCTGGAGCTGATCGGCATCGCGCTGATCGCGGTCGTGACCGGTCTGCTGGCCGCGATCGTCCCGGCGGTCACCGCCTCCCGGCAGAGCGTCGTGGCCTCTCTCACCGGCCGCCGCGGCGTCCGCAGGAGCAGCAGGGTGCTCCCGGTCCTCGGTCTGACCGCCGTCGTCCTCGGCGCGGGCGTCGCGCTGTACGGGTCGACGGTGTCCGACCAGGTCGCGCTCGTCGGAGGCGGCAGCGCCCTCGCCGAGCTGGGCGTGGTGGCGCTGACGCCCGCCCTGGTGGGCCTCTTCGGACGGATCGGCCGCTGGCTGCCGCTGTCACCGCGGCTCGCGCTGCGCGACGCCGTGCGCAACCGGGGCCGTACGGCTCCGGCGGTGGCGGCGGTGCTCGCGGCCGTCGCCGGCACGGTGGCGGTGGCGACGTACACGTCCAGCTCGGAGGCGCAGGAGCGGGCGGAGTACGAGGCATCCCTGCCGCACGGCGCGGTCGCGATCCTGTCGCCGGAATCCGCGGCCGACGTCCCGTCGATACGCGACGACGTGCAGAAGCTGCTGCCGACGGAGGTGCGGGCCGATGTGGACCGGGTCGTGGTCGGCAAGAGGAACTGCTCGGCGTACGGGGACGGCGACGGCTGCGGACGGTACGAGATCGTCCTGCCCAAGGACCACGAGTGCCCGCTGTGGAGTTACGACGACACCGGTGAGGACCCTGCCTCGAAGTTCTCCAAGGCCGAGCGGCGCAAGCTCGCCACGGACTGGCGCTGCTCCGAGCAGGGAGGCGGCGTCGGCAATGGCGCCGGCGAAATCCTGATCGGTGACGCGAAGCTGCTGAAGGTGCTGAAGATCGACGACCCGGCCGCGGAGAAGGCGCTGGCGAGCGGGCAGGCCGTGTCCTTCCTCAACCGCAACATCAACCCCGCGGGCGCGGACGGCCGGAACGCCGAAGCCGCCGCGAAGGGCGGCGCGCGCGGCGGGGCCGTCCTCACGGATGGCGGCCCGAAGGCCGGCTCGGAGGGCACGATCGACATCCGCGTCATCTCCGCCGCCGACATTGAGGCGGCGGAAGCGGCGAGCATGGAGGGCAAGGAGCCCCCCGGCGCCGTCACCTCGATCCCCGCCCGCCAGATCTCCGCCGGTCAGAACGCGTACGGCGTCACGATGATCGTGCCTCCGGACGCGGCACGGAAGGCGGGCTTCACGACCGTACCGCTGGGTGCCTTCTTCTCGACCGAGCGGCTGCCGAGCGACGCGCAGGAACAGAAGCTCAACAGCGAACTCGCCAAGACCGGCGGCGACATCTGGCTGACCGTGGAGAAGGGCTTCACCCCCGAGAACAGCACCACGCTGCTGGCGCTCGCCGTCTTCGCGGGGCTGATCACGATCGGCGCCGCCGGTATCGCCACCGGGCTCGCCCAGGCGGACGCCGAGGCCGATCTGAGGACGCTCGCCGCCGTCGGGGCACCGCCCAGGGTCCGCAAGGCCCTCAGCGGTTTCCAGTGCGGGGTGGTCGCCGCGATGGGTGTGCTGCTCGGCTCGGCGTCGGGGATCCTGCCCGCCATCGGGCTGCGCTTCACCGAACGCCGCGCGGAGGACCAGATGTACGAGCAGATGCTGGACGCGGGGTGGGCCGGCGGGTCCGAGTCCACGGCGCCGTTCGTGCCCGTGGTGATCCCCTGGGAGACGCTGGGCCTGCTGCTCGTCGTCGTCCCGCTCGGCGCGGCGGTGCTGGCCGCGCTGGTCACCCGCTCGCGGGGCGCGCTGGCCCGCCGGGCGGCGATCTGA
- a CDS encoding bacterial proteasome activator family protein has protein sequence MEMPRNERSQESNPHVLVVGQDGMALGGGQGDDEPREIPVTEMVEQPAKVMRIGSMIKQLLEEVRAAPLDEASRVRLKEIHAGSVKELEDGLAPELVDELERLSLPFTDEAIPSEAELRIAQAQLVGWLEGLFHGIQTALFAQQMAARAQLEQMRRALPPGASHEGDDDEDPGAHGAIRSGPYL, from the coding sequence ATGGAAATGCCGAGGAACGAACGGTCGCAGGAGAGCAACCCCCATGTCCTCGTGGTGGGGCAGGACGGGATGGCGCTCGGCGGCGGGCAAGGGGACGACGAGCCGCGCGAGATCCCGGTGACGGAGATGGTCGAACAGCCCGCGAAGGTCATGCGTATCGGCAGCATGATCAAGCAGTTGCTCGAAGAAGTGCGGGCGGCTCCTCTGGACGAGGCGAGCCGGGTACGGCTCAAGGAGATCCACGCCGGTTCGGTGAAGGAGCTGGAGGACGGTCTCGCCCCCGAACTCGTGGACGAACTGGAGCGCCTGTCGCTCCCGTTCACCGATGAGGCGATCCCCTCCGAGGCCGAACTGCGCATCGCGCAGGCCCAGTTGGTCGGCTGGCTGGAGGGACTCTTCCACGGGATCCAGACGGCGCTGTTCGCCCAGCAGATGGCGGCGCGTGCGCAGTTGGAGCAGATGCGCCGGGCGCTGCCGCCGGGCGCGTCCCACGAGGGCGACGACGACGAGGACCCGGGCGCGCACGGCGCGATCCGCTCCGGCCCGTATCTCTGA
- a CDS encoding NAD(P)H-quinone oxidoreductase, giving the protein MYAITIPEPGGPEALVWAEVPDPVLAEGEVLVDVVASAVNRADLLQRQGFYDPPPGSSPYPGLECAGRVAALGPGTETSGWSVGDEVCALLAGGGYAEKVAVPVGQLLPVPDGMDLATAAALPEVTCTVWSNVFMIAHLRPGELLLAHGGASGIGTMAIQLAKSVGARVAVTAGGPEKLARCAELGADILIDYREQDFVEELKKATDGAGADVILDIVGAKYLDRNVRALAVNGRLAVIGLQGGVKGELNLAALLGKRAAVTATSLRGRPLGEKASIVAAVREHVWPLVGAGQVRPVVDRTFPMPDAAEAHAALEAGDHVGKILLLRS; this is encoded by the coding sequence ATGTATGCGATCACGATTCCGGAACCCGGTGGCCCCGAGGCGCTCGTCTGGGCCGAAGTGCCCGATCCCGTACTCGCCGAGGGCGAAGTCCTCGTCGATGTCGTGGCGAGCGCGGTCAACCGCGCCGATCTGCTGCAACGGCAGGGCTTCTACGACCCGCCACCCGGCTCGTCCCCGTACCCCGGTCTGGAGTGCGCGGGCCGCGTCGCCGCGCTCGGCCCCGGCACCGAGACCTCGGGCTGGTCGGTCGGCGACGAGGTGTGCGCGCTGCTCGCGGGCGGCGGTTACGCGGAGAAGGTCGCCGTTCCCGTGGGCCAGCTGCTCCCCGTGCCCGACGGCATGGACCTGGCGACGGCCGCCGCGCTTCCCGAAGTGACCTGCACCGTCTGGTCGAACGTCTTCATGATCGCCCATCTGCGCCCCGGCGAGCTGCTGTTGGCGCACGGCGGCGCGAGCGGCATCGGCACGATGGCGATCCAGCTCGCCAAGTCGGTCGGCGCACGGGTCGCCGTCACGGCGGGTGGGCCCGAAAAGCTGGCACGCTGCGCCGAGTTGGGCGCGGACATCCTGATCGACTACCGCGAGCAGGACTTCGTCGAGGAGCTCAAGAAGGCCACGGACGGGGCGGGCGCCGACGTCATCCTCGACATCGTCGGCGCGAAGTACCTCGACCGCAATGTGCGGGCCCTGGCCGTCAACGGGCGGCTCGCCGTGATCGGGCTCCAGGGCGGGGTGAAGGGCGAACTCAACCTGGCAGCCCTGCTGGGCAAGCGCGCGGCCGTCACGGCCACGTCGCTGCGGGGGCGTCCGCTCGGTGAGAAGGCCTCGATCGTCGCGGCGGTACGGGAGCACGTCTGGCCGCTGGTCGGCGCCGGGCAGGTGCGGCCCGTGGTGGACCGTACGTTCCCGATGCCCGACGCGGCCGAGGCGCACGCCGCCCTGGAGGCGGGCGACCACGTGGGCAAGATCCTGCTGCTGCGCTCGTAG
- a CDS encoding ABC transporter ATP-binding protein: MPDQQAPHPVLQLKDLTRVHGSGATEVHALRGINLDVFPGELVAVMGPSGSGKSTLLTIAGGLDTPTSGQVIVENTDLTTANRKQIAALRRRSIGYVFQDYNLVPALTAAENVSLPRELDGTSARKARVEAVAALREMDLDHLADRFPDEMSGGQQQRVAIARALVGDRRLVLADEPTGALDSETGESVLALLRSRCDAGAAGVLVTHEPRFAAWADRVVFLRDGAVVDQTIRSQADSLLTGQAAER, from the coding sequence ATGCCTGACCAGCAGGCACCGCATCCCGTACTGCAGCTGAAAGACCTGACCCGCGTCCACGGCAGTGGCGCCACCGAGGTCCACGCCCTGCGCGGGATCAACCTCGACGTCTTCCCCGGCGAACTCGTCGCCGTCATGGGCCCGTCCGGCTCCGGCAAGTCCACGCTGCTCACCATCGCCGGCGGCCTCGACACCCCGACATCGGGCCAGGTGATAGTCGAGAACACCGACCTCACCACCGCGAACCGCAAGCAGATCGCCGCCCTGCGCCGCCGCAGCATCGGCTACGTCTTCCAGGACTACAACCTCGTCCCGGCACTCACCGCCGCCGAGAACGTCTCCCTCCCCCGCGAGCTCGACGGCACCTCGGCCCGCAAGGCCCGCGTCGAGGCCGTCGCCGCGCTGCGCGAGATGGACCTCGACCATCTCGCCGACCGCTTCCCGGACGAGATGTCCGGCGGCCAGCAGCAGCGCGTGGCCATCGCCCGCGCGCTCGTCGGCGACCGCCGCCTCGTCCTCGCCGACGAGCCCACCGGCGCCCTCGACTCCGAGACCGGCGAGTCCGTGCTCGCCCTGCTGCGCAGCCGCTGCGACGCGGGCGCGGCCGGCGTCCTGGTCACGCACGAGCCGCGCTTCGCGGCGTGGGCCGACCGCGTGGTGTTCCTCCGGGACGGTGCCGTCGTCGACCAGACGATCCGCAGCCAGGCCGACTCCCTGCTCACGGGCCAGGCGGCCGAGCGGTGA